A single region of the Vicia villosa cultivar HV-30 ecotype Madison, WI linkage group LG4, Vvil1.0, whole genome shotgun sequence genome encodes:
- the LOC131595108 gene encoding protein ALTERED PHOSPHATE STARVATION RESPONSE 1-like, whose protein sequence is MGCSQSKLDDEESVQLCKDRKKFIKQAVEQRTRFATGHIAYVESMKRVSAALRDYIEGDEPREFSLDSVVTPPFTPVKKKTNPRIANGNGNGNPRIANGNGNGNGNGNGNGFVPISAKSFAPSSIEFGVGPNSFTPSPIEYGVGPNSTLRMNYFRPGGNPAVLVEERPPSPEIVRMEAYAPMQHYGVDGYFAMQSSPPMNPSIFPYSPPNVRPNIPPPSPQNAQWDFFWNPFSSLDYYGYPNRSSHDQNGMDDEYRGLRQVREEEGIPDLEEDETEHEDYVVKRNVVEERPRNDINTNPSKEEVLVEDLDEDDEDDDDDGEEEEEDDEVGTDDETEIETETEHDAKDSQQAHGNASFEVSKNQAAGHIESSRREMEIGKQEPKEEMAGFTVYVNRRPTSMAEVINDLEAQFKTVCNAANDVSVLLEAKKAQYLLTSNEHSASKLLNPVALFRSASSRSSSSRFLVNSSTTREERCEGGKDISKEHCRLSGSHQSTLDKLNEWEKKLYEEVKCGERVRIAYEKKCKQLSNYEVKGEDPSADKTRATIRDLDTQITVSIHSVEAISRRIETLRDEELHPQLLELVQGLEKMWKVMAECHQTQKRTLDEAKILLAGTPSKSHSRRQQQPSISMTDPNRLARSASILETELRNWRNTFESWITSQRSYIQALTGWLLRCVRSEPDDVSNLPPYSPQRMSNTHPLFGLIVQWSRRLDGVREKAVLDGMDFFAAGMGSLYAHQLRQDSRSSSYRTTTNQNGGNMEMVEVGHVEEEEVMAPEKLAEVAIKVLCAGMSVAISSLADFAYDSAEAYSEVVKHWESVKGQKHNNCSENRT, encoded by the exons ATGGGATGTTCACAATCTAAGCTGGATGATGAAGAGTCAGTTCAGCTTTGTAAAGATAGGAAGAAGTTCATTAAACAAGCTGTTGAGCAAAGGACTCGGTTCGCGACCGGTCATATAGCTTATGTTGAATCTATGAAAAGGGTTTCGGCTGCTCTTCGTGATTATATTGAAGGTGATGAGCCTCGCGAGTTTTCGTTAGATTCGGTTGTTACGCCGCCTTTTACGCCGGTGAAGAAGAAAACTAACCCTAGGATTGCCAATGGCAATGGTAATGGCAACCCTAGGATTGCCAATGGCAATGGCAATGGTAATGGAAATGGTAATGGCAATGGCTTTGTTCCTATATCGGCTAAATCTTTCGCGCCATCTTCGATTGAATTTGGAGTTGGACCGAATTCGTTCACGCCATCGCCGATTGAATATGGAGTTGGGCCGAATTCGACTTTGAGAATGAATTACTTTAGGCCAGGTGGTAATCCGGCGGTTTTAGTTGAGGAAAGGCCTCCATCGCCTGAAATCGTCCGAATGGAAGCGTATGCTCCAATGCAGCATTATGGTGTTGATGGTTATTTTGCAATGCAGTCATCACCACCAATGAATCCGTCGATTTTTCCTTATTCTCCTCCGAATGTTAGGCCTAATATACCTCCGCCTTCACCGCAAAATGCTCAGTGGGATTTCTTTTGGAACCCTTTTTCCTCGTTGGATTACTATGGTTATCCGAACCGAAGCAGCCACGATCAAAACGGTATGGATGATGAATACAGAGGACTAAGGCAGGTTCGAGAAGAAGAGGGAATACCGGACCTTGAAGAAGATGAAACTGAACATGAAGATTATGTTGTGAAGAGAAATGTAGTAGAAGAAAGACCTAGAAATGATATAAATACAAACCCCTCCAAAGAAGAAGTCCTAGTTGAAGATCTCGACGAAGATGACGAGGATGATGACGATGATGGAGAGGAGGAAGAGGAGGATGATGAAGTCGGAACAGATGACGAAACCGAAATCGAAACTGAAACTGAGCATGATGCTAAAGATTCacaacaagctcatggaaacgCGAGTTTTGAAGTATCGAAAAATCAAGCTGCGGGTCATATTGAATCCAGCCGTAGAGAAATGGAAATTGGGAAACAAGAGCCTAAGGAAGAAATGGCAGGTTTTACTGTTTATGTAAACCGAAGACCAACAAGCATGGCAGAAGTGATCAATGATCTTGAAGCTCAATTCAAAACTGTGTGCAATGCAGCCAATGATGTCTCAGTTTTGTTAGAGGCGAAGAAAGCTCAGTATTTGCTAACGTCTAATGAACACTCAG CATCGAAATTATTGAATCCGGTCGCTTTGTTCCGGTCAGCTTCTTCGCGCTCTTCTTCATCAAGATTTTTAGTGAATTCTTCAACCACTAGAGAGGAAAGATGTGAGGGCGGTAAGGATATCTCAAAGGAACATTGTAGGCTTTCTGGTAGTCACCAATCTACATTGGACAAGTTAAATGAATGGGAGAAGAAGCTCTACGAGGAAGTCAAG TGTGGAGAGCGAGTCCGAATCGCGTATGAGAAAAAATGCAAGCAACTAAGCAACTATGAAGTAAAAGGAGAGGATCCTTCTGCAGATAAAACAAGAGCAACCATTAGAGATCTAGACACTCAAATAACAGTTTCAATACACTCAGTTGAAGCTATTTCTAGGAGAATCGAAACTCTAAGGGACGAAGAGTTGCATCCTCAACTTCTCGAATTGGTACAAGG GCTTGAAAAGATGTGGAAAGTGATGGCAGAATGTCATCAAACACAGAAGAGAACCTTAGACGAAGCAAAGATTCTTCTAGCCGGCACCCCTTCTAAATCGCATTCCAGAAGACAACAACAGCCTTCCATCTCAATGACCGATCCAAATAGGCTCGCCCGATCAGCCTCAATTCTCGAAACCGAGTTACGAAACTGGCGAAACACCTTCGAGTCATGGATCACTTCTCAAAGATCCTACATTCAAGCACTAACCGGATGGCTTCTCCGGTGTGTGAGATCCGAACCCGACGACGTATCAAACTTACCACCCTACTCTCCTCAAAGGATGAGCAACACTCACCCGTTATTCGGACTTATCGTTCAGTGGTCAAGGCGTCTGGACGGAGTGCGCGAAAAGGCGGTGCTTGACGGTATGGACTTTTTCGCAGCCGGGATGGGATCCCTCTATGCACATCAATTGAGACAAGACTCAAGGTCGAGTTCATATAGAACAACAACGAATCAAAATGGTGGGAATATGGAAATGGTTGAAGTTGGTCATGTGGAAGAAGAAGAGGTTATGGCTCCTGAGAAACTTGCTGAAGTTGCTATAAAAGTGCTTTGTGCTGGAATGTCTGTTGCTATAAGCTCATTGGCAGATTTTGCTTATGATTCTGCAGAGGCTTATAGTGAAGTTGTGAAGCACTGGGAGAGTGTCAAAGGCCAAAAGCATAATAATTGTAGTGAGAATAGAACATAG
- the LOC131599553 gene encoding mitochondrial outer membrane import complex protein METAXIN-like translates to METNENTPTNTLVVRKPCFGLPSGCPQCLSAYIYLKLSQLPFHLDHHLNYPDSEQIPYFEVGDSVTYNNDKGGIIEGLKRDISDLDVGVSSLPECIPTKVMLTTWLADALEYELWVGSDSLSAYRIYYSDLPWAIGKVLFWKKARWVKQKHEISKDNAEVKEEEIYGRANSAYDALSTLLGEENYLFENRASSLDAIFLAHALVVLQAFPESSILRTNFLKHANLVQYVQQHKEELIEAAGTSPSNEPYFGASSSASGGPSTSNSKFKSKHKKEKTKEEKKHRKRAKYFVVAQLVAVVLFLSIMSGFSDDGEGGLVDGDSNYGYDE, encoded by the exons ATGGAAACGAACGAGAACACACCAACGAACACCCTAGTTGTTCGAAAACCCTGTTTTGGTCTTCCATCCGGCTGTCCTCAATGTTTGTCTGCTTACATCTatctcaaactctctcaacttCCATTCCACTTGGATCACCACCTCAACTACCCTGATTCTG AACAAATTCCTTACTTTGAGGTTGGTGATTCTGTGACATATAATAATGACAAGGGAGGGATCATTGAGGGCTTGAAAAGGGATATAAGTGATTTAGATGTTGGTGTATCTTCACTTCCTGAATGCATACCGACGAAAGTGATGCTCACAACTTGGCTTGCTGATGCACTTGAGTATGAGCTTTGGGTGGGAAGTGATAGTTTGTCGGCTTATAGGATCTATTACTCTGATCTTCCGTGGGCTATAGGAAAGGTTTTGTTTTGGAAGAAAGCTCGATGGGTGAAGCAGAAACATGAGATTAGTAAAGACAATGCTGAAGTAAAGGAAGAAGAG ATTTATGGAAGAGCAAACTCTGCATATGATGCTTTGTCAACTTTGTTAGGGGAAGAGAATTACTTATTTGAAAACAG GGCATCAAGCTTGGATGCTATTTTTCTCGCACATGCATTAGTAGTTCTTCAAGCTTTTCCT GAATCATCAATTTTGCGAACCAATTTTTTGAAACACGCAAATTTAGTGCAATACGTGCAACAGCATAAGGAAGAACTTATAGAAGCTGCTGGTACGTCTCCGTCTAATGAACCATACTTTGGTGCATCATCGTCAGCTTCCGGAGGTCCTTCAACTTCAA attcaaagttcaagagcaAACATAAAAAGGAGAAAACAAAGGAGGAGAAGAAACATCGAAAAAGAGCGAAATATTTTGTGGTAGCACAGCTAGTTGCAGTTGTTTTGTTTCTCAGTATCATGTCTGGATTCAGTGATGATGGCGAAGGCGGGTTAGTCGACGGCGATTCAAACTATGGTTATGATGAATGA